In Phaeobacter piscinae, one genomic interval encodes:
- a CDS encoding helix-turn-helix transcriptional regulator, producing the protein MMTLSLIDHWKRLISADGRSQGELAELIGKSPGYFSKVWKGGHEPGVFTTFKLASVLGVSHEHLMGLDGGMSLAPSPGYQSEVNRQASRVLSDVMRVAHQRLSIWDNETQFATGGNVLPLLLRWWHQQSGHLVCHEGLRDHFDIIKAPDVADTTVEPLELGARSLAATKLGTNSADALKRLVEGFDTRSRMDLVRSYYDVSQQGTPALSAPISVRIPLPDGVPAAKVEYFRLQLPVVSPNGERFVLSYCFPA; encoded by the coding sequence ATGATGACACTCAGCCTAATAGATCATTGGAAGCGACTGATTTCTGCAGATGGAAGATCCCAAGGAGAATTGGCCGAATTGATCGGCAAGTCCCCCGGATATTTCTCAAAAGTATGGAAAGGTGGCCATGAACCCGGGGTGTTCACAACCTTCAAGTTGGCATCTGTACTAGGGGTCAGTCATGAACACTTGATGGGACTGGATGGCGGAATGAGCCTGGCCCCTAGTCCCGGCTATCAATCCGAGGTCAATCGGCAAGCCTCACGGGTGCTGTCCGATGTGATGAGAGTTGCCCACCAGAGATTAAGTATTTGGGATAACGAGACACAATTCGCAACAGGGGGCAATGTGCTCCCCCTGTTGCTGAGGTGGTGGCATCAGCAGTCAGGTCACCTCGTGTGCCACGAAGGCCTCCGTGACCACTTCGATATCATCAAGGCACCGGACGTAGCGGATACCACTGTTGAACCCCTCGAACTCGGCGCCAGAAGCTTGGCAGCAACGAAACTCGGAACAAACTCCGCTGATGCACTAAAGCGACTGGTTGAAGGTTTCGACACCCGATCACGGATGGATCTTGTGCGGAGCTACTACGACGTGTCGCAGCAGGGTACCCCAGCGCTTTCCGCCCCTATTTCTGTCCGGATCCCCTTACCAGATGGAGTTCCAGCCGCAAAAGTAGAATATTTTCGCCTACAGCTACCGGTTGTTAGTCCCAACGGCGAGAGATTTGTGCTCAGCTACTGCTTCCCGGCGTGA